The genomic stretch ACGAAGTTCTCCACCTCGAACTCGTTTAGGGTTCCCACGCGGGAGTCTATCTCCTCCGGCCATAATTCAAGAATTACATAATCATCTAAAAGTGCAATTATCTCATCGAAGAGCTTCTCACGTTTCTTAGGCGTCAGCTTTTTTGAATCTCTAACTCCAAGCTCTTCCAGCTTGGGGACGTTTTTTTCATCCACCACAACGGCCGCTATTGCCATGGGCCCTATCACCGGCCCCCTTCCAGCCTCGTCAATTCCAGCGAGCTTCAATCTTTCACCTCCTGAAGAGAAGGGCGCCGTAGATGACGCCCAGCATTATCGTTGCCAGACCGCTCGGAGGTATGTCCGTGAAGTACGCGAGGATTACCGAGGAGAGCTGTATCCCCAGGGTCAGAAAGAGACTGACCCCTATGACCTTCCGGAGGTTGCTCCTCACCATAAGGGCTATCGCCCCGGGGAGGACTGCGACCACCTGGAGCGTTATCAGACCAACGGTCTGGACTATCAGCGCTCCAATCGCGCCGACGAGGACGTAGAGAATCATCAGGTACGCACGGGCGTTGCCGCCGTAGCTCTCCAGCCCCTCGGGGTCAAAGCTCAGGTAGAGGAAGTCGCGGTAGAGAAAGAGCATGACGAAGAAGAGGAGCGCTCCCCCGAACACGAGGACGGTGAGGTCGTTGAGGGTTATCAGAAATATCTCGCCAGTGAGGTACGAGATTATGCTCTCGCTGAGCGGAAAGTAGGGCTTTCCCGCCATGACCTTGTACAGAACGCCGAATCCCAGAACGGTGAGTCCCGCCACGAAGCTCGCCACTATCCCAACGGCGGAATCCGGAGAGAAGCCGCGCTTCTCAAGGTGGGCTATGATGAGCACAACGGCGACCGTGACGATGAGGGCGACGAGCATCACCAGTGAGAGGTTGTCGAGCAGGAGGCCGAATATCATCCCCAGAACCGCACCGAGAAGAAGGGCGTGGAAAATGGCATGCGTCAGGAACGCCAGCCCCTTGGTGTTGATGAGCGGACTGAGCATTCCGAGGAGGACGCTGACCATAACGCTGGCCAGGAGTGCCCGTATCAGATACTCCGGAATCATCTGCCCCCACCCCCGTGCCCGTGGAGGTGAGTGTCTCCGGTGATGCAGAACAGCTTGTCCTCAACCGGCACGACCCTCGCCAGGGGGCCGTAGACGGACTTGATTACGCTGTCCCTAAGGACCTCCTCGGGTTTGCCGAAGGCGATCAGGCGCTTGTTGAGGAGCATCACCCTGTCCCCGACCTCCAGCAGGGGGTTTATGTCGTGGGTGGTTATCACCATGGTTATGCCCCTCTCCTTTTTTATCTTGCCGAGAACCGCGGCCACCTCGGCCCTGGCACTGGGATCGAGGGCGGACAGCGGCTCGTCCAGAATGAGAATCTCCGGGTCGCTGATGAGTGCCCGGGCGAGCAGAACGCGCTGCTTCTGGCCGCCGCTGAGTTCGCGGAATAGTCTGCCTGCGGAATCGGCGAGACCCACGAAGTTGAGAACCTCCTCGGCTTTCCCAAGGATATCCTGGGATATTTTGAAGTGAACGAAGCCCCTCCTGTAGAGGCCGCCCATGGCGACGACCTCAAGGGCGGTGAGCGGGACCCTTTCGTTCAGGTTGTGGCTCTGGGGCACGTAGCCTATAAGCTCCCTCGCCTCGCAGGGCGGCCTGTCAAAAACCCTGAGCTCACCGGAGTACTCCCTGTGGAAGCAGGCTATCGTCTTGATGAGGGTCGTCTTTCCCGCACCGTTGGGGCCGAGCAGGAGTAGAGTCTCACCACTCTCTATCTCGAACGTGACGCCCTCCACCGCTGGCACTCCGTCGTAGGTTATGGTTAGGTTCTCTGCGGTTATCGCGGACATGGGCATCCCAGTTCAATTTAAGCGGTGCGTTTTTAAACTTTCATGTGCACATAATGGACAGAGATGTGTAGTCACCCCGGGGTGGTGCAAAAATTTTAAAAGTACAGACCTGTACTCTCATTAGAAAATTTTTGCAAGGCTCAGGTTTATAAGGGCCGGAGCCTACTCGCTGGAGGTGATTATCATGGCGTACCACAGAGGTGGAAGAAGCGGAAAGAAAAAGAACCGTCAGGTTCAGGGTGATGAGGTCATCAGGGTTCCCCTTCCAAGGAACGGGCAGCTCTTCGGAGTGATAGAACAGGCCCTAGGCTCGGGATGGATGGACGTCCGCTGCGAGGACGGCAAGCTTAGGAGATGCAGAATCCCGGGCAAGCTGAAGAGGCGCATGTGGATGCGCGTTGGCGATGTGGTCATCGTTCAGCCCTGGCCGGTTCAGACCGACGAGAGGGGCGACATCGTCTACCGCTACACCAGAACCCAGGTTGACTGGCTCCTCAGGAAGGGCAAGATAAGCCAGGACTTCCTTACCGGCGGAGATATGCTCTTCTGAGCGTAATCCCGAGTGATGGCGATGCGCGAGGAGCTCATCGAGCGGGAGATCGAGGGGATGCTCGGCCTCCGGGAGAGGCGCGAGAAGGACAGCGAGCTCTACAAGATAGCCAACGAAGTCTTTGACAGGACGACGAAGGAAACCCTCGCCTATCTGCACAGGAGGGGTAAAATAGAAGCCCTCCACGGTGTAATAAGCACGGGGAAGGAGGCCAACGTCTTCGCCGGCGTGGACGCCGAGGGTGAAAGGGTGGCCGTTAAGATATACCGCACCTACACTACAGAATTCCGCAGGATATGGGAGTACCTCGCCGCCGATCCCAGAATCGGCTACCTGCCGAAGGATATGCGCAAGCTTGTCTTCGTGTGGACGAGGAGAGAATTTAAAAACCTCCAGCGGGCGATTAAATACGCGGTTCGGGTTCCCGAGCCGGTAATCTTCCGCAACAACGTCCTGGTGATGGAGTTCGTGGGCGATGAAATGCCCGCCCCAAGGCTCAAGGATGTGGAGCGCGAGCTTGAGAAGAGGGACTTCGAGGAGCTCTACGACTTCACGATGCGGGTCATCGAGAGGCTCTGGAAGCGCGGCGACATGGTTCACGGCGACCTCAGCGAGTACAACATCCTGCTCCACGACGGGCCGGTGGTTATAGACTGGTCCCAGGCGACCGTGAGGAGAAACCGCATGAGCCTGGAACTGCTCAAGCGTGACCTGCGCAACGTTATCAATTACTTCGGTAGGAAAGGCGTCGATGTTGATGATTTCGATGACAAGTTCCGTGAGCTGGTTGGGGTTTAGAGGGTGAGACTATGGACGAGTTCGAGAGGCTCCTTAAGAAGTACGAGCGCCTTGACAAGGACGGTCGGCCGCTGAGGGAGGAGCACGAGGAGGAAATAACCTACACGGCCGAGGGTGAGCAGGAGGAGTTCGTAAGGATTCCAAAGGACAGGGTGGCGGTCGTTATAGGGAAGAAGGGGCAGACCAAGAGGGAAATAGAGAGGAGAACCAAGACCAAGATAGAGATAGACAGCGAAACCGGGGAAGTTTTCATAACCGCAACCAAGGAGACCGACGACCCGCTTGCCGTCTGGAAGGCGAGGGACGTTGTGATGGCAATCGGGAGAGGATTCTCCCCGGAGAGGGCCTTCCGGCTCTTCAACGAGGGCGAGGTCCTTGAGGTCGTCAACCTCACCGATGTCCTCATCGGCAACGACAAGAACGCCCTTCCACGCGTTAGGGGAAGGATAATCGGCAGGAAGGGCAGAACCCGTGAGATAATTGAGGAAATGAGCGGGGCAGACGTGAGCGTCTACGGCAAGACCGTCGCGATAATCGGCAATCCGATTCAGGTTGAGGTCGCCAAGACCGCCATAGAGAAGCTCGCCAAGGGCTCCCCGCACGGTGTTGTCTACAAGTACCTTGAGCGCAGGAAGAAGGACCTTGAAATGGAGAGTATGAGCTATTACGAGGCCCTTGGCGAAGAAGTTGAGAAGAACGAGGAGGAATGAAGATGGCCGAAGCAAGTCAGCTGTTTAAGGAATTCAAAATTCAGAGCGTCAGTGAGTTCTTCAGACGAAACGCGGCCATGCTTGGCTACACGGGCAAGATACGCTCCCTCACAACAGTTGTTCACGAAGCCGTTACTAACTCCCTCGATGCCTGCGAGGAAGCTGGGATAGCCCCATACATCCGCGTTGAGATAGAGGAGCTCGGAAGGGAGCACTACAAGGTAATCGTCGAGGACAACGGTCCGGGAATACCCGAGAAGTACATAACCCACGTTTTTGGTAAGATGCTCGCCGGTACCAAGGCCCACAGGAACATACAGAGCCGCGGTCAGCAGGGTATAGGTATAAGCGGTGCCGTCATGTTCGCCCAGATAACGAGCGGAAAGGCAACGCGCGTCATCACTTCAACCGGCGGCGATAAAACCATCGAGGCCTGGGTTAAGATCGACGTTGACAAGAACGAGGGTAAAATCGTCAAGAAGGAGAAGCACCCAAATCCCAAGGGCTGGCGCGGGACGAGGATAGAGCTTGAGGTGAAAAACGTCCGCTACATACGCTCAAAGCAGGGCGTCTACTGGTACCTCAAGCTCACCGCCATAGCCAATCCACATGCCCACATCGAGCTCATAGAGCCGGACGGGAAGCTCATAGTCTTCCCGAGGTCGAGCGAAGAGGTGCCGAAGCCGCCGGTCGAGATGAAGCCCCACCCGAGGGGAGTCCTCACAGATGACGTTTACAGGATGGCCAAGAAGACCCGGAGAAACACGGTGAAGCGCTTTCTCGTCGGCGAGTTCTCAAGGATAAGCGACAAGAAGATAGACGAACTGATAGAGTACATCGCGGCGCTGAGGCTGATAAAGACCGAGGGGGACAAGAACGTCCAGGAGCAGCTCTACGAGAGGCTCATGAAGGGTGAGGTTAAAGCCGTTCTCCGCTCCTTCAGGGGATACACGAAAGTCGTCAAGCAGGTTGCCAAGATTATGGAGAAGCCGCCCGAGAAGCTCACCTGGCACGAGGCGGAGGAGATAGTCGAGGCCTTCAAATACATGAAGTTCTTAGCCCCGCCAACCCACGGGCTGAGGCCAATCGGCGAGGAGAACATCGAGAAGGGTCTCAGGGGAATCCTCAAGCCGGAGTTTGTGACGGCAGTGACGAGGCCGCCGAAGGTTTACTCAGGCGGTATCCCCTTCCAGGTTGAGGTCGGCCTCGCCTACGGCGGTGAGATTCCAGCGGGCTTTGAGCTTCTCCGCTACGCCAACAGGGTTCCACTCCTCTTTGATGCAGGCTCCTGTGTGACGACCCTCGCCGCGCGCTCCATCGACTGGAAGCGCTACAAGGTTGACGACCTCGACCGTGCGCCGGTGGTGCTCATGATAAACGTCATCAGCGTCCACGTGCCCTACACCGGCACCGGAAAGCAGAGCATCGCCAACGTCGAAGAGATTCAGAACGAGATAAGGCTGGCCATAATGGACGCGGCAAGAAAGCTCCAAACCTACCTGAGCGGCAAGCACAGGAAGCTCTATCAGGTTAAGAGGAAGAAGACCTTCGAGAAGTACGTACCGGAGATAGCGAGAGCCCTGAGCATTCTGACCGGAGAGGAGGAGGACGCGGTCAAGACCTACTTCCTGACCTTCATAGAGGGCCACTTTAAGGCCAAAGAGAGTGAGCTTGGCGAGGTGAGCGAGAATGCCTAAATCCAAGGTCGTCAGGCGGGAGAAGCCCAGGGAGCGCTTTTCCTATGACCCGACCAAAGTGCTCTCCAAGCTGGAGGAGTACGGAAGGAGAATCCTGGAGGACATAAAGAGCGGAAAGAACCCCTACTTCGACATCCCCATGCGCGGTCTCAACAACGTCTACTTCGATGAGAAGAGGCGCGTCATCAGGATGGGCGATAAACTCTCTAGGAGATACTTCCTCAACGTTGCCCACGCGAGAAAGTTCATGCAGACTCTCCTTATCATGGCCTATGTGAAGCGCCTCGTCAGCGAGGGCAAGCACGCGAGCCTTCGTGAGGCATACTACGCCAACAAGCACACCATTCCCGGAACGAAGGAGAACACCTTTGAAGACCAGCGCGAGAGCGACCCAATCATCGAAGACCTTGAGAGGATGCTCGGCGTTCTGCGTGAGGAGATGCACCTGACGGCCGACAGGCGCGGCTACATCTACGGCGACATAGTCATCCGCGACGGCGAGGACGAGTTCAACACGAGCAAGCTCGGTATGGGCGGCTGGGCCGTCCCTGGAACCGTCGAGCACCTCCAGTTCCCGGAGATAAACGTTGACTACGCCCTCGTAGTCGAGACCGCCGCTATGGCCGACAGGCTGATTGAGGAAAAGTTCCCGAAGAAGGAGAAGGCCCTCATCATAGCGACGCAGGGTCAGGCGTCCCGTGGAGTTAGAAGGCTCATCCACAGGCTCCACTACGAGGAGGGACTGCCGATTATAGTCTTCACCGATGGAGACCCCTACGGTTGGTACATCTACTCCACCATAAAGCAGGGCTCCATCAACCTCGCCTACCTCAGCGACAAGCTGGCGACGCCGGAGGCGCGCTTCGTCGGCATGACGATGGACGACATAGAGCGCTATGGGCTGAAGAACGTTACCGAAAAGCTCAAGGGAATCCCGCCCAACAAGAAGGGCGGCCCAACCGGCGACTACAAGAGAATCCTGGAGGAAATGGAGTACCCCTGGTTCCAGAACAAGGAGTGGCAGAGGCAGCTCAAGATGGCCGTTAAGATGGGGGTCAGGATAGAGCAGCAGGCCCTCGCCAACAAGAGCCTTGAGTTCGTGGCCAAGAGGTACCTCCCGGAAAAGATAAACAGCGGTGATCTGTTGCCATGACGACCACCGAGGAGCTGGTGGCCCAGGTAAACAAGATACTGGACGATATTGGAATAGACATGGACGGGTTATTCGAGACTTTCGACGTCCCGTCCATCTCTTACCGCCTCAGAGAAAACCTTTCCATCCTCCAGGAGCTTGAGGAAGACCTCTCAAGGCGCGTGGGCGAGGCCACACCGTCCGTCAGGGGGGTAGGCAAGCGCGAGCGCGACCCGCACATCCAGTGGATTTACAAGAAGAAGCGCAACAGGGTTCTCGCCCTCGAAAGGCTCCGCGCGGCGATAACCGCCCACAAAATGGCCCTGGCCCTCATATCGGCCAACTACACTTTCTTCCTCGGACGGAAGCCGGTAACCATCAAGGAGCTCACGAGGGAGAACGTCGAGGACGTTGAGGCCGTTCCGAGGAACGTTCAGATAGGCAGGATAGAGGTGCTGCCCCACCTCGCCTACTCCGGCGACGTTCTGAGGCTCCTCGCCAGGGAGAACATAGCCGTCAGGGAGTCCTTCAAGTTCATAAAGGGAAAGCTCCGCGAGAAAGGAACCGTAAGAACGCGCGGCCTGCGCATAGAGGTCGAATACTGGGAGAACAACCGCCTGAAAAAGGCCCGCCTTGACCTTCCCGCAGATGCGGACATAGAGGGCGAGCTGAGAAAGCGCTACGGAAGGCGCTTCCGCTGGCGCGTGCTGAGCTTCGTCAAGACCAAGGGGGTGCTCATAAACAACCACTACACCGTTGACAACCTCTCGCTGGCATACTCCGTTCTCGATCCAGAAAAGGGCGCCGAAAAGCTTGGCCTCGACCTCTTCCGCTACTACTTCCTCACCTCCGAGAACGAGAGGGAAACACTCGGCCTCTACCCCAACATAAAGCTCTGCATAGACTGCCACTACTCGATATTCGACCTCCCATTCCGGGGCGATCCGAACTTTAGGACAGGCCATGGGAGCATGTTCATCATAAGGAAGTGCGAGATGGAGAGCGCCCTCGTTGGGAAGAGGAAGGACATAACGACCATTCCCAACTACCTGCTCGGTGCGGTTCTCCTCTACGGGATGAGCGAGTACAGCGAGGATAAAGTCGCCGAACTCCTCGGCGTTCCAAGGAACGAGCTTGAGGAGGCCATCCGGAAGTTCGTGATCTCCGGTCTCCACAAGACCCTTTTCGCCGAGGCGAAGAAGTTTGAGAAGTTTATGCCCAAGAGCGATAAGGCCAAGCAGTTTTTGGCCCTCCTCCAGGGGTGAGTTTATGAGGGTGGAGGTTAAGGCGCGGAACAATTCCGAGCTTATACGGAAGCTCGGCGAGGTTCTGAACGAGGAGGTTACCGAGGTCTACATAAACCTCCGCCCGACTAAGGAGATACTCGTGAGAATCCTTGAGCGCGCCCCCAACGTCAGGCGCATAAGCTGTCCCCCGAGCCTCTACCCCAAGGTCTCCAAAAAGGCCATCAACGCCCTCGCCCAGATGGGCATAGAACTCGTTCCCGAGGGCTACCCCCGCGGAAGGCCCCGGAAATACGATGAGAACACCATTCGGGAGGTTCAAGGCCTCCTGATGAACGGCGTCCCTCCCAAGGAGATAAGCGCCAGGATGGGCATCCCGCTCCGAACGGTTTACTACATGATAGAGCAACTGGGTGTCAGGTCATGGAGAAAATAAAGGGCCTGTACCTGGCTCTCTTCTCCGCTTTCCTCGCCGTTTCCATGCTCCTGGGCGGGACGGTTGTCCATGGCGGGACGACGGTCTTCAACTTTGAGTGGGTGTTCTTCTTCGCGAACCTTTTCCTCTTCGCGGCCGCCGGCTACGTTCTGAAGATGCTCCTCGAAGGAAAGTTTGAGATGGGAACCCAAAGAACCAAGAGGGGCAACGTTCTCACGGGCACAATAACGCTCCTGGCGATTTTAGTTGCCATTAAACTGCTCTTCGAGAGGAGGCAGGAGAGCCTCGTGAACGGGGGAAAGGTGGGGGAAACCCTCTCCGGGGTCTGGTACAACGTCACCTCCGGCGACTTCGTCGTTACCCTCCGCGAGCTTCCTGGGATATTCTACGTCATCCCCCTCCTCGTCTTCGTTCTGCTCCTTCTCACCGTGAGGAGGCGGAAGAGGCACGTCACACCGTTCGAGGTCAGGTTCGAGCCGGAGATGACCTACGACTCCATAGAGGGCACCTCCGCCGAGAGGGTCATAAAGATGTACAAGAACGTTGTCGCAGGCCTCGTGATGAAGGGCTATCCATATCAGAAGAGCTGGACCCACTGGGAGCACGAGGCGAAGCTGCGGGAAATCTTCCCCGACCTGGAAGACCTCGACGTCCTCACGAGGATGTTCGAGAAGGCCAAGTACGCGGAGAGGCTCGGAGAGGATGACGTTAAACTTGCACGAGAGAGCTACGAGAGGCTTATGACGTTTCTGAGGTAGGTTTAAAAAGCGGTCGAATTAGAAGCCCCTAAACACAAGATGAAAGGTGATGCTCATGCTCGTTGAGACCCAGGAAGAGACCCCGGAGATAAGGGAGCGCCTTCACCGCGTCGGAATCACCAACCTGCGCACCGTGGCGAGAATAAACTGGAAGGGAAGGGTGTACACCTTCCTGCCCGTCTTCGAGATAACCATCGATGTCCCCGAGGAGAAGAAGGGAATACACATGAGCAGGCTCGTGGAGAGCATAACCGAGGCCATGAGCGAGGCGGTCGAGGAAGAGGTCATGCAGGCCCACGCCTCCCTTGAGGAGCTTGGAAGGTGCGTTATACGCCGCCTTGAGGGCAAGCATCCGCACAGGCGCGCCGAGGTCTGGATAAGGACCCACCTCATAATACCCCGCCAGACCCCCGCGAGCGGAAAGACCACCTACGAGCCCTACGACGTCGAGGTGGGAGTGATAAAAAACGAGGACGGCTCCTTTGGAAAGGTCCTCCGCGTCAAGGTGATTGGGAACACGGCCTGCCCGCACGCGATGGCGAACAACGATGGGAAGACCCACATCCAGAGGGCGATAGGTGAGCTTGAGGTAAGGACGGCCTTCGACGAGGAGATAGCCCTTGAGGATATGATAGACGTCGTCGAAAGCTCCTTCAGCCACCCAACGTACACGCTGCTCAAGACGATAGATGAGAACGCCGTCGTCCGGGGAATGCACGGCAACCCAAAGTTCGTCGAGGACGTCGCAAGGGAGATATTCGCCAAGGCCAAGGAGCGCTTTAAGGGAAAAATCCACGTGAGGGTCATAAGCAACGAAAGCATCCACAAGCACGACGTTATCGCGGAGACGTGGAGCTGAACCCAAAATTTATTTATCTTCATCTCCAGATTTTTGGTGGTGAGAACGGGCGTGACTTTTCTCTTCTCCAAGCCTCGCCCTTTAGGGCGGGGAGGAGGTCAGGCTCGCGGATTTGATGCATCGCATCAGCGAAATAGAAAGATTTCTCCGGGAGCTTGTAGATGCGGTGTTCCACGACACCCAAACCCTTAAGTAGTTTGAACGCGCTCCCGCGCCGCCGCTTCTCAACCGGGAAAAGCTTTATAACCGCACCTTTTAAGTGAGAGGTGAACAAGCTCATCAGGTTAGAAGGTGGTGTAAATGGGAAGAAGGGAAGAGATGGTTGCGAAGATTAAAGAGCTCATGACCCAGCCCGAGAGGATTAGGAACATGGGTATCGCCGCTCACATTGACCACGGTAAGACGACGCTGAGCGACAACCTGCTCGCCGGTGCGGGAATGATAAGCGAGGAGCTGGCCGGAAAGCAGCTCGTCCTCGACTTCGACGAGCAGGAGCAGGCGAGGGGAATCACCATCAACGCGGCCAACGTTTCGATGGTTCACAACTACGAGGGCCAGGACTACCTCATCAACCTCATCGACACCCCGGGTCACGTCGACTTCGGTGGTGACGTTACGAGAGCCATGCGCGCCATCGACGGTGCGATTATAGTTGTGGACGCCGTTGAGGGAGTCATGCCCCAGACCGAGACCGTTCTCAGGCAGGCCCTGAGGGAGTACGTTAAGCCAGTTCTCTTCATCAACAAGGTTGACCGTCTCATCAAGGAGCTCAAGCTCGGCCCGAACGAGATACTCAACCGCTTCGCCAAGATCATCACCGACGTGAACAGGCTCATCAAGAAGTACGCCCCGGACGAGTTCAAGGGCCAGTGGATGGTCAAGGTCGAGGACGGTAGCGTCGCCTTCGGTTCAGCCTACTACAACTGGGCCCTCAGCGTCCCGTACATGAAGAAGACCGGCGTTTCCTTCAAGGACATCGTTGAGCTCACCAACGCCGGCGACCTCAAGACCCTCAGGAAGAAGGCCCCGCTCCACGTTGTCGTTCTCGATATGGTCGTCAAGCACCTGCCTAACCCGCTTGAGGCCCAGAAGTACAGGATTCCGCACCTCTGGAGGGGCGAGGTCGAGAGCGAGGTCGGCCAGGCCATGGTCAAGTGCGACCCGAAGGGCAAGATGGTCATGGTCGTCACCAAAATCATCCTCGACAAGCACGCCGGTGAGGTTTCAACCGGCCGTGTCTGGAGCGGTACCGTGAAGACCGGCCAGGAGGTCTACCTCATCAACGCCAAGAGGAAGGCCAGGATCCAGCAGGTCGGTATCTACATGGGTCCCGAGAGGGTCAACATGGAGGCCGTTCCGGCAGGCAACATCGTCGCCGTCACCGGACTGCGCGATGCAATGGCTGGTGAGACTGTCGCTCAGGAGCAGATAGAGCCGTTCGAGGCCCTCCACTACACCAGCGAGCCGGTCGTTACCGTCGCCATTGAAGCCAAGAACGTTAAGGACCTTCCGAAGCTCATCGAGGCGCTCAGGCAGCTCGCCAAGGAGGACCCGACGCTCCACGTCAAGATCGACGAGGAGACCGGCCAGCACCTCCTCAGCGGTATGGGTGAGCTCCACCTTGAGGTCAAGCTCGTCAAGCTCAAGGAGGACTGGAAGCTCGACGTTGACGTCAGCCCGCCGATCGTCGTTTACCGCGAGAGCGTCAGCAAGATGAGCCCGATAGTCGAAGGAAAGAGCCCGAACAAGCACAACAGGTTCTACATCACCGTGGAGCCGCTTCCGGACGAGATATACCAGGCCATCCGCGAGGGCCTCATCCCCGAGGGCAGGCCCAAGAACCCGAAGGAGGTCGCCAAGAAGCTCGCCGAGCTCGGCATGGACTACGAGGTCGCCAAAGGCATCGTCGACATCTACCAGGGCAACCTGTTCCTCGACAACACCAAGGGTATCCAGTACCTCAACGAGGTTATGGACCTCCTCGTCGATGGATTCCACCAGGCCATGGATGAGGGCCCGCTCGCCAGGGAGCCCGTCATGAAGGTCATGGTTCGCCTGCACGACGCCAAGATCCATGAGGACAACGTCCACCGCGGTCCGGCCCAGATATACCCGGCCATCAGGGGCGCCATCCAGTGCGCCATGATGAAGGCCCAGCCGATCCTCTACGAGCCGTACCAGAAGGTCATCATCAACGTGCCCTACGAGTACATGGGTGCCGTCAGCAGGGAGATCAACCAGAGGCGCGGTCAGCTCATCGACATGCGCCAGGAGGGCGAGGTCATGATCATCATCGCCGAGGCCCCGGTCGCGGAGATGTTCGGATTCGCCGGAGCCATCCGTGGCGCCACCA from Thermococcus sp. 21S7 encodes the following:
- a CDS encoding GTP cyclohydrolase IV, whose protein sequence is MLVETQEETPEIRERLHRVGITNLRTVARINWKGRVYTFLPVFEITIDVPEEKKGIHMSRLVESITEAMSEAVEEEVMQAHASLEELGRCVIRRLEGKHPHRRAEVWIRTHLIIPRQTPASGKTTYEPYDVEVGVIKNEDGSFGKVLRVKVIGNTACPHAMANNDGKTHIQRAIGELEVRTAFDEEIALEDMIDVVESSFSHPTYTLLKTIDENAVVRGMHGNPKFVEDVAREIFAKAKERFKGKIHVRVISNESIHKHDVIAETWS
- a CDS encoding elongation factor EF-2, with the protein product MGRREEMVAKIKELMTQPERIRNMGIAAHIDHGKTTLSDNLLAGAGMISEELAGKQLVLDFDEQEQARGITINAANVSMVHNYEGQDYLINLIDTPGHVDFGGDVTRAMRAIDGAIIVVDAVEGVMPQTETVLRQALREYVKPVLFINKVDRLIKELKLGPNEILNRFAKIITDVNRLIKKYAPDEFKGQWMVKVEDGSVAFGSAYYNWALSVPYMKKTGVSFKDIVELTNAGDLKTLRKKAPLHVVVLDMVVKHLPNPLEAQKYRIPHLWRGEVESEVGQAMVKCDPKGKMVMVVTKIILDKHAGEVSTGRVWSGTVKTGQEVYLINAKRKARIQQVGIYMGPERVNMEAVPAGNIVAVTGLRDAMAGETVAQEQIEPFEALHYTSEPVVTVAIEAKNVKDLPKLIEALRQLAKEDPTLHVKIDEETGQHLLSGMGELHLEVKLVKLKEDWKLDVDVSPPIVVYRESVSKMSPIVEGKSPNKHNRFYITVEPLPDEIYQAIREGLIPEGRPKNPKEVAKKLAELGMDYEVAKGIVDIYQGNLFLDNTKGIQYLNEVMDLLVDGFHQAMDEGPLAREPVMKVMVRLHDAKIHEDNVHRGPAQIYPAIRGAIQCAMMKAQPILYEPYQKVIINVPYEYMGAVSREINQRRGQLIDMRQEGEVMIIIAEAPVAEMFGFAGAIRGATSGRALWSTEHAGFKRVPGELAVNIIRQIRQRKGLDPNPPKEQDVCPQQ